In Haladaptatus cibarius D43, the sequence ATTGTCAACCGCGAGGAACCGGATATTCACGCCGTTCTCGCCCCCGACTCACTGACGAGTTACGTCATGGTCGAGGCGGAAGGCGACGCGGTCATCAGCCGCGTGCTGGAGGAGATTCCCCACGCCCGGAGCATGGTGCCCGGCGTGAGCAGTATCTCCGAAGTCGAACACTTCCTCTCGCCGACGCCCGACGTGGAGGGTATCGCGGAGGGGGACATCGTGGAACTCATCGCTGGCCCGTTCAAGGGCGAAAAGGCGCAGGTTCAGCGCATCGACGAAGGGAAAGACCAAGTGACGGTCGAACTCTACGAGGCGACCGTTCCGATTCCGGTGACGGTGCGGGGCGACCAGATTCGCGTGCTGGATAGTGAAGAACGATAGTTCTTCTTACTCTCGTTCGCTCCGCCGTCGCTCACGAGAACTCCGAGGAACGGTAAGCGAAAAATCGTCACGCCACGTCCCGTGCGTGAACCACGAACTCCAGCGCGTTCACGAGGTAGTGAGCGACGACTACGACCAGCAGGCTTCCCGTGATGATGAAGGCGGCGGCGAGCACGCCGCCCAGCGCGCCCGTCACGATGATTCCGGCCGGGCCTTGCGCGCCGTGTCCCACCGCGAACGCGACTGACGACAGCACGGCCAGAAGCCACGGCGACAGTCCGTAACCGCTGGCCAGCACGCCAATGAGCGCCGAGCGAAACAGCAGTTCTTCGAAGCCCGCGATGATGGGTAAGGCACCGCCGAGCAGGAGCACCCACCCGCGAATCGAATCCGGCGTCAGCAGCTCACGCAACCCATCTTCGTAGTCGATGTCCAGCGCGTCCGCCCCGCGCTGGCCGAGTTCGTTCGCCACGAACAACGCGATGCCGAGGATGATTCCCACCCCGAACTGCAGCAGGGTCGCGGATTCGACACCCAACGCGATGGCCGGAATTCCGGCCAGCACCGCCGCAACGACGAGTATCACGCCGAACAGCCCTTGGCTCAACGCAACGTTCAACAGAAGCATCTTCGTC encodes:
- a CDS encoding CPBP family intramembrane glutamic endopeptidase codes for the protein MPAPNWNAFTAVTLFVLVILIALARASQAMLAGEDDQSAVSEIDSKPDLDTSSESESHLNFEPQPESESYLDFESHPVSEPQSDFESNPDEQSNPDEQSNPEDEQSNQEYEMTTKMLLLNVALSQGLFGVILVVAAVLAGIPAIALGVESATLLQFGVGIILGIALFVANELGQRGADALDIDYEDGLRELLTPDSIRGWVLLLGGALPIIAGFEELLFRSALIGVLASGYGLSPWLLAVLSSVAFAVGHGAQGPAGIIVTGALGGVLAAAFIITGSLLVVVVAHYLVNALEFVVHARDVA
- a CDS encoding transcription elongation factor Spt5, whose protein sequence is MSIYAVKTTASQERTVADMIVNREEPDIHAVLAPDSLTSYVMVEAEGDAVISRVLEEIPHARSMVPGVSSISEVEHFLSPTPDVEGIAEGDIVELIAGPFKGEKAQVQRIDEGKDQVTVELYEATVPIPVTVRGDQIRVLDSEER